The Anastrepha ludens isolate Willacy chromosome X, idAnaLude1.1, whole genome shotgun sequence genome includes a window with the following:
- the LOC128869833 gene encoding tau-tubulin kinase homolog Asator-like: MVKNYENVTGLQPPERQHKYLYHQSTSARGVTNAKTKHDILQLIHKKKQQFNQKSLEEKNQKPVQLLLLQPPSKPPPPILNKHANIDGNAGSKIIDLCEGQRPCVSNAVRRSTTLPANHCCLSIRNRVTFRVQSPISRLEEKSNNLNSKNSDNRVKALIVKMTSEDLLQPGHVVKERWKVVRKIGGGGFGEIYEGQDLITREQVALKVESARQPKQVLKMEVAVLKKLQGKEHVCRFIGCGRNDRFNYVVMQLQGKNLAELRRAQPRGAFSLSTTLRLGLQILKAIESIHSVGFLHRDIKPVSKKLRFEKVSK; the protein is encoded by the exons aAATTACGAAAATGTTACTGGGTTGCAACCACCAGAGCggcaacacaaatatttatatcatCAGTCCACATCAGCTCGTGGTGttacaaatgcaaaaacaaagcacGACATCCTACaacttatacataaaaaaaaacaacagtttAATCAAAAAAGCTtggaagaaaaaaaccaaaaaccagtACAACTCCTGTTATTGCAACCGCCATCGAAACCCCCACCTCCAATATTAAATAAGCACGCGAATATTGATGGGAATGCAGGTTCGAAAATTATCGATCTTTGTGAGGGTCAACGTCCGTGTGTCTCAAACGCTGTGCGTCGATCAACAACACTTCCTGCGAATCATTGTTGCCTAAGCATTCGTAATCGGGTAACATTTCGGGTGCAGTCACCAATTTCACGTTTAGAAGAAAAAAGCAATAATCTCAATAGCAAAAACTCTGACAACCGTGTTAAAGCCTTAATAGTTAAAATGACTTCAGAAGATCTCTTGCAACCAGGTCACGTGGTCAAAGAGCGTTGGAAA gtTGTGCGGAAAATAGGTGGTGGAGGTTTTGGCGAAATCTATGAGGGACAAGATTTGATAACTCGAGAGCAAGTTGCGTTGAAAGTAGAATCTGCACGTCAGCCGAAgcaagttttaaaaatggaagttgcagtattaaaaaagttacaggGGAAGGAGCACGTTTGCCGTTTTATTGGTTGTGGTCGAAATGACCGATTCAATTATGTTGTGATGCAATTACAAGGCAAAAACCTAGCGGAATTGCGTCGAGCGCAACCTCGTGGTGCATTTTCACTGAGCACAACATTGCGATTGGGACTACAAATCTTGAAAGCTATTGAATCTATACATTCAGTTGGATTTTTACACCGTGATATTAAACctgtaagcaaaaaattaagatttgaaAAAGTATCTAAGTAA